The Fundidesulfovibrio soli sequence GATGTCGAGAAGGATCACGTCGGGGTGCAGCTCGCTTGCGAGGCGGACGGCCTCCTCGCCGTTGTGGGCCACCCCGCAGACCGTGTGGCCCAGCCGCCTGAGCTTGAAGCACAAGTCGAGCGCGATGATGCGCTCGTCCTCCACAATCATGATCGATGCGGGTTTCATTGCCGCCTCCCTGGCCACACATCGGGTACGCGAGCCTTCAATATCGCCGCCGACCCTTTTACGGCAACAAAAAAAGACCGGACGGCCGGTCTTTTTTGAACAAAAATCGTTTCAGAGGATCAATTGTGCATCTGCGTCCGCAGCCAATCCTTGATCTCGGGGGTCGGCGGATAGATGCCCTTGTTGAAGCCCACATCCTGCATGAAGTGCTCCCGCAGATGCGCGGGCAAAGGCAATACAGCCAGTTCCTTGGCCTCGTCGCAAGTGCGGTGGATGAGCATCAGCTTGGGCTCCGGCTCCCAGGTGCTGACCACGAAATAGGTGGTCGAGTCGCTGCGGTGTCGAACCGGCTTGAAATCGCCCAGCCAGCAGTTGTTGCCCCATTCGAGATAGAGGGTCACGGCGGCTTCCGGGGTCATTTCCCAGTCCACGTCATGTTCCTCGAAGCTTCTGAGTTCATCCATGGCTGTCTCCTTGCCGTTTGAATAAACAGGATGATAAATTTTTTAATAATCATTCCTGCCACCCAGTCAAGGAATTTTCTCCAGGGCCTCCCTGGCCAGCGCGGCCACTGTGGTGCGGCCGAGCTTGCCGTCGCGGTACAGCTCCACCGCAGACTCGTCCCCCGCCAGGGCATCCAGCACGCCCCTCACCGCCTTCACGCGCGCGTGGGCGTACTTGAGCATGGGGCCCACCGCCCAGGCAGCCAGGGCCCTGCTCTCAGGGTCCTCGCCGGCAAGAGCCAGGACCAGGTCATCAAAGGCGGTCATCGTCAGATCCGGCCTGTCCTGGGCCAGGCGCGCCAGCCCCCAGTAGGCCCCGCAACGCAGCGGGCACAATTCCAGGTAGTTGTCGCCGGTCTTGCAGTCGCGCTCGTTGATGTAGGAGGCCAGCACCCGGTGGAACTCTTTTGCCAGGTCGGGCTGGTTGGCCAGGATTTCCCCGAACGCCTCGGGGATGCCCCAGGCGATGTTGCCGGACTCCTCGTTGAGGCGCCACATCAGCTGGCGTATCAGTTGGCGGGCGTCCTCCGGCTTTTCCCGGTACAGGCGCGGCACGACCACGCCGAAGGCGGTCACCGCCCGCCAGCGCACCAGCTGGTCGGGCTCCAGCAGGCAGGCGAACAGCGGGCCGATCAGCTGTTTGGGGGGGATGGCCTCAAGCGCCGTCAGGCCCTGGGGCCAGTCGTCCCCTGCCAGCACCTCCAGCACGATCTTCCGTATTTCACGCAGCTTGCCCATGGCAGCTCCTTATTCTGGTTTGTCTTTTTCTACCATGTGCGCCCCTGCTTTTCCAGAGTT is a genomic window containing:
- a CDS encoding DVU0298 family protein, which translates into the protein MGKLREIRKIVLEVLAGDDWPQGLTALEAIPPKQLIGPLFACLLEPDQLVRWRAVTAFGVVVPRLYREKPEDARQLIRQLMWRLNEESGNIAWGIPEAFGEILANQPDLAKEFHRVLASYINERDCKTGDNYLELCPLRCGAYWGLARLAQDRPDLTMTAFDDLVLALAGEDPESRALAAWAVGPMLKYAHARVKAVRGVLDALAGDESAVELYRDGKLGRTTVAALAREALEKIP
- a CDS encoding DVU0772 family protein yields the protein MDELRSFEEHDVDWEMTPEAAVTLYLEWGNNCWLGDFKPVRHRSDSTTYFVVSTWEPEPKLMLIHRTCDEAKELAVLPLPAHLREHFMQDVGFNKGIYPPTPEIKDWLRTQMHN